From Mycosarcoma maydis chromosome 16, whole genome shotgun sequence, a single genomic window includes:
- a CDS encoding acetylornithine transaminase (related to acetylornithine aminotransferase precursor), which translates to MFATRVVLSSAMRRPVAGRVLRQPARLLATHAASSTKKPCADYISLSHPDGDASRGSKIADTLDRFSHSVLATYSRPQLIFTRGNGLDLYAAADPNTNAGHTERKYLDFSSGIAVNSLGHADPKIAEIAAEQSAKLVHASNLYHNEWSGELADRMVTLTHQLGGLGFQKGSKPQDNGTAGLKVFLANSGTEANEAALKFARKAAKNHANKGSSQKTGLVSFTNAFHGRTMGALAMTPNPKYQAPFAPLIGDVRTGTYNDVAGVETLIDETTAGVIVEPVQGEGGIYPASLEFLQALRKRCDEVGAMLIYDEIQCGLFRTGTLWCHSDYPTCAHPDMVTMAKPLANGFPIGAVLMRDSVASLIAVGDHGTTFGGGPLTSRIAHHVLGRLSSNELGESMKESSQALFGRLKNLVAMFPDLLLDDPSAGKPSPRGKGLIAGISTKDASHAAKVVQLARQRGLLILTAGSDTIRILPSLTVTREQVDKAVDIIESCLLVVRDQVQRSTHSSSVDARAHAGAAGQQQQQNQQVRAFSSSTRCSTAVAQASADEIQTLYTHFIELAQSWPKDALRPEIDFGASIRAAAQTALLSAQSQASLDPEQVHAKNSAISPRDAVAATKCLTKAEFEYAKKSLALLRELKENKVQLKYALPENMLKPKSMPEYYDRLKSTIDRAAGGNSVAIGWTEWFSRFVGRQ; encoded by the coding sequence ATGTTTGCCACTCGCGTCGTCCTCTCATCCGCGATGAGGCGACCTGTCGCTGGTCGAGTGCTGCGACAGCCAGCCCGCCTGCTTGCCACACACGCCGCTAGCTCCACAAAGAAGCCCTGTGCAGACTACATTTCGCTCTCGCATCCAGACGGCGACGCTTCTCGAGGCTCCAAGATCGCCGACACGCTTGACCGTTTTTCACACTCGGTCCTGGCCACCTACTCTCGTCCTCAACTCATCTTTACCCGTGGCAACGGTCTGGACCTCTACGCTGCCGCCGATCCCAACACCAACGCCGGCCACACGGAACGCAAATATCTCGACTTCTCCTCCGGTATCGCCGTCAACTCGCTCGGCCATGCCGATCCTAAgatcgccgagatcgcTGCCGAACAGAGCGCCAAGCTCGTGCATGCCAGCAACTTGTACCACAACGAATGGTCGGGTGAGCTCGCGGATCGCATGGTCACCTTGACGCACCAGCTGGGTGGTCTCGGATTCCAAAAGGGCTCCAAGCCCCAAGACAACGGCACAGCCGGCCTCAAGGTGTTTTTGGCCAACTCGGGTACCGAGGCTAACGAGGCCGCACTCAAGTTTGCCAGGaaggctgccaagaacCACGCGAACAAAGGCAGCTCCCAAAAGACGGGTCTTGTCAGCTTCACCAATGCTTTCCACGGCAGAACGATGGGTGCGCTTGCCATGACGCCCAACCCCAAGTACCAGGCTCCGTTTGCTCCTCTGATCGGAGACGTCCGCACTGGTACTTACAACGACGTTGCTGGTGTCGAGACACTCATTGACGAAACAACGGCCGGTGTCATTGTAGAGCCGGTTCAGGGAGAAGGTGGGATCTATCCTGCCTCGCTCGAGTTCCTGCAAGCGCTTAGGAAGAGATGCGACGAGGTGGGCGCCATGCTCATCTACGACGAGATCCAATGTGGTCTCTTCCGTACTGGAACGCTGTGGTGTCACAGCGACTACCCCACTTGTGCGCACCCGGACATGGTGACCATGGCCAAGCCGCTCGCCAACGGCTTCCCTATTGGTGCAGTGCTCATGCGTGACAGCGTGGCGAGCCTGATCGCTGTCGGCGACCACGGTACGACGTTCGGTGGTGGACCGCTGACCAGCCGTATTGCGCACCACGTTCTTGGGCGTCTTTCGAGCAACGAGTTGGGTGAATCGATGAAAGAGTCGTCGCAGGCACTGTTCGGTCGTCTGAAAAATTTGGTCGCCATGTTCCCCGacctgctgctcgacgatccCAGCGCTGGCAAACCCAGTCCGCGTGGCAAAGGTCTCATTGCCGGTATCAGCACCAAAGACGCTTCTCATGCGGCCAAGGTGGTgcagctcgctcgtcaGCGTGGACTGCTGATCCTCACCGCTGGATCGGATACCATCAGGATTCTGCCCAGCTTGACCGTGACTAGGGAACAGGTGGATAAGGCGGTCGACATCATCGAGTCGTGTCTGCTGGTTGTACGCGATCAGGTGCAGCGATCGACGCACTCCTCGTCGGTCGACGCTCGTGCGCACGCTGGAGCAGCgggtcagcagcagcagcagaaccAGCAGGTGCGTGCGTTTTCGTCGTCTACTCGATGCTCGACTGCTGTGGCTCAGGCTAGCGCGGACGAGATCCAGACGCTGTACACGCACTTTATCGAGCTTGCACAGTCGTGGCCGAAGGATGCGCTGCGACCAGAGATCGATTTTGGAGCATCGATCCGCGCTGCCGCCCAAACTGCGCTTCTCAGCGCCCAATCTCAGGCGTCGCTTGATCCGGAACAGGTTCACGCAAAGAATTCAGCCATCTCGCCACGCGATGCTGTGGCCGCAACGAAATGTCTGACAAAGGCCGAGTTCGAGTACGCCAAAAAGAgccttgctttgctgcgcgagctcaaggagaaCAAGGTACAGCTCAAGTATGCACTACCAGAGAACATGCTCAAGCCTAAAAGTATGCCCGAGTACTACGACAGGTTGAAGAGCACCATCGATCGTGCAGCTGGCGGCAACAGCGTCGCCATCGGCTGGACAGAGTGGTTCAGCAGATTCGTCGGAAGGCAGTGA